The following coding sequences are from one Melanotaenia boesemani isolate fMelBoe1 chromosome 17, fMelBoe1.pri, whole genome shotgun sequence window:
- the LOC121656693 gene encoding C-type lectin domain family 2 member B-like produces MSSDIYAKPDLSKKVRYNRKVQEGRDEWNERVVSIYESGDFLDNRANVQSQEREPQTQKNPTVKKGHVGDVMLYQLLCCLMLAGIIMLSIYITLKMNELNSCYNQLEPKAVGLGPPTEKMCPDGWKRFGSSCYFKSTEKKSWSESRKDCQERGADLVIINSKEEQEFLKNLTMKEFFWIGLGKTEGSEWKWVDGSTLTIKFWEKEPELGECALCCDDKGEWSLAYSNNGRKWICEK; encoded by the exons ATGTCCTCAGATATCTACGCCAAACCAGATTTGTCAAAAAAAGTGAGATACAACAGAAAGGTGCAAGAAGGCAGAGATGAATGGAACGAGAGGGTGGTGAGCATCTATGAAAGTGGAGATTTTTTGGATAATCGAGCTAACGTTCAGTCACAGGAAAGAG aacCACAGACCCAGAAGAATCCTACAGTCAAGAAAGGACACGTTGGAGACGTGATGTTGTACCAACTGCTGTGCTGTTTGATGTTAGCTGGAATCATCATGCTGTCCATATACA tAACCTTGAAGATGAACGAACTGAACAGCTGTTACAATCAGCTGGAGCCCAAAGCTGTAGGTTTGGGCCCCCCTACAG aGAAAATGTGTCCTGATGGATGGAAAAGATTTGGAAGCAGCTGTTACTTTAAATCTACCGAGAAGAAAAGCTGGTCAGAAAGCAGGAAAGACTGTCAGGAAAGAGGAGCTGATCTGGTGATCATAAACAGCAAAGAGGAACAG GAATTTCTCAAGAATCTCACTATGAAGGAGTTTTTCTGGATTGGTCTTGGAAAGACGGAGGGCAGTGAATggaaatgggtggatggatcaACACTGACAATAAA gttctggGAAAAGGAGCCAGAACTTGGTGAATGTGCATTGTGCTGCGATGATAAAGGGGAATGGTCATTAGCATATTCCAATAATGGCAGGAAATGGATCTGTGAGAAATAA